From the Burkholderia sp. WP9 genome, the window GCGCGGTTCAACACATCACCGTGCCGTCGTTGCCTGAAGGCGTTGCCATTTCGCCAGATGGCAAATGGATTGGCGTCCAGGCAATGAATGGCTCGAATCTGACGCCAGACAATCCAGGTCGTCAGCCGCGCGGGAAGGTACTGTTGTTCGCGATTCGCGACGGACAGGCGGTGAAGGTTTCCGAAGCGGCTGGCGGAGAAGCAGCACAGGGCATCGCGTTCACTGCGGACAGTAAGTACTTGATCGTGCAGTTCAACGTCGAGAAGCAACTCGCATTTTTCGCCGTGGATGGCGGACGCTTGCATGAAGTTGGCCCGCGGATTGCGCTGACCGGTGGGCCGTCGTCGATTCGAACTGCACCGCGCTGAATACGGTGCTGATGCGTGACTGGTTGGAACCATCAAAAAGAGCCACACGGTGCGCGATCCGCTCGTGCAAACGCTATGAGTGTGGCACCGTTCTTGTGCGTATTAGGCAGATTAGGAACGACCATCCCTTGACAGGCAAGAATTCCCCGTACGCGATGCAGGAACCGCTTCCGCCGAGACGCGATGTAGCGACTCACACCAAATGTGCACGCAATTAATTAGCCTCGTGTCTCACTTCCGAGTCGTCGCCCGGTCCGATTAGTTTGCCCGTCGGCATGATGCGCAACTAATTGTTGTCGCGCGAAATAGGTCGCCGTCGCGCCAAGCTTCTTTCACTATTTCCGATCGACATTAACTTCACCGAGTCCGACCGGTGTCGGCGCTGCTGTTCATAGAAACTATTCTGAACGCCCCTCATGCTGCCTCACTGCAGCGAGTCCTTCGCAGCGGGCAAAAGAGGTCTTAAAGTGACTGCTTGAGAGACACGAGTTGCCTGCAGGGCAGCGGACCGATTGCCGCAGAAGTTCCCCTGATTTTTCACCTGCCGTCGAGGCGACATCCGATTCTGCATTGGAGCGGTGACCTAAGTTTGATGAGTGACAGGACCTTGGCTTACGGGCAAAGTCATCGATGCTAGGAAGGGCGTCGCCGCGTCCACTTCGTCGCTGGGCGCCTGCGCCACCCATGCGCCTGCGTTCAAGGCCGATCGCGCCGCCGGACCTCGCCCTAAGTCGCAGTCGCAGCCGGCGAGTAGCGCTGCGCTGACAGCGTCAACAGTCTGGACGACCGAGCCGGGATACCCCATTGTCGCGAGACAACTGGTATTCCATGAGCAAAATCAACGGACCAAGGACGGAGGAATGCGGTGGATTGCAACCTCGTCCTGAGGCAACTAGGCCAACGCGCAGTGGGGCGCCGGCAGGGAAGCCTCCCTGCGCTGGATTGGGCTGCGACTGCACGAGGAGTGGGGCAGATTGGCTGAGGACCCGGCGATCATCGGTGGCGACGGGGCGGGGCGCTGGAATAGTTGCCCAACTTGCCCGGAACCTAAGATCGAGGTTCCCGACATGCGCGGATTTTCTTAACGCAACCTGAAATATATGCGCTCGCTTATGCAGGCGTGGCCAGAGGGCCAACTTTGGGCAGAGCCTGCTGCACAATTGCCTTGGTTCTATCTTTCTACCTTACTGCATATGGTCAAGGATTCGAAGCGAGGAAGCGCGTATGCCGGCAAGACGCATGAGCATGGCTGGCCGCGGCACGTTCTGACGATGCAGATCAAGACAGCGCTCTGCGCGAGCCGCCAGTGCCGTGACGAATTTTAGGGAAAGCTTCGCTCGACAACAGTGCGATTTCGCTCGGGATGCGCAGGATGATCCGGACATTGTGGACTTTCTCGGCCTCACTGACGATCCACAGGACCGTGATTCCGAGCAGGCGCGCACGGTGACTTAACACCCGTTATCGCAGCTACGGTTGCCAAGGCGTTAAAGAGAAGAGTGCCTCGAACTCTGTGAGCTCGATTTGCGCATCGCTAACGAAGTTTCGGAGGACCGCTGGTCGGCCTTTGCGGCCGCTGGGACCGGACGACTGCTACGTCAGCAATATGGCGGACTGCGGCCGGTGGTTTGTCGTCGCCGCCGAATGACAGCTTTCTCGATCAGTGACCTCACACTCTCGACCCACTACGGACGGTCGGATGGGGCCATCCAAACGACCGGTTCCAGAGTACAACAGTCATTTCTTTCCTGTCTGGGAAGACCGGCTATCGACCATCTCGACTAGTCTCGAATTGATTCGCCGAAGACCGTTCAACATGGGAGTTGCGCTAGTTACATTCCATCGATGGTCTCCGGCCGCCAAACGATGTTGCACGTACCAAGTCGGTTTGGCTCTATAGAGAGTGCAGTATGTTAATCTCGCTCAATGACCGGGGTTTTACCCTCCTCATTGATCTATTGCACTCTGACCGTTCATCCGCGGCCAGTTGGAATATCCGTTCGCGTCTCCGCCATACCAATATTCCTTTGGCGCTTCGGCTAGTGGAGCGCCTGTCCTGAAGCGCTCGACCAAATCCGGATTGGCAATGAACGGCCGTCCTATGCTGAACAGATCCGCGTCTCCCGCAGCCAGTGTTTTTTCGGCTAGGGCGAGCGTGTATTGATTGTTGGCGATGTAGGCGCCTTTAAAGCGCTTGCGCAGGTCAGTGAAGCTGATGCCTTCTGACGCTTCGCGGCTCAGTTGAGTCACGCCCTCGATGTCGTGTATATAAAGCAATCCGAGGCGTGACAACGCGTCTACATATGCACCGTATGTCTCCATCGTATTGCTGTCGGGCGGTGTGTCACCCGGGGTCGTAGTGACTGGCGAAATGCGGATGCCGACGCGGTCTGCGCCCCAAACATCGATAACGGCTTTGACGACATCGAGTGGGAAACGCAATCGATTCTCTACCGAACCACCATACCTGCCCGAACGATGATTCGTGCTGTCACGAATGAATTGTTCGAGTAGGTAATTATTGGCCGAATGCACTTCGACACCATCGAAGCCGGCAAGCTTCGCGTTTTCCGCAGCACGGCGATATTCCTCGACAATCAACGGGATTTCGTCCGTCGCGAGCGCACGAGGCGTGACAAAATCTTTCATGCCATCGTGGACGCGGATCTGTCCGGCCGGTTTGATCGCCGATGGTGCGACAGGCAGCGCACCGGCATGCATATCGGGGTGTGACATCCGTCCCGTGTGCCAGAGCTGCAGGAAGATCCTGCCCTCTCGGCGATGCACCGCCTCGGTCACGTGTTTCCACGCCTTAATGTGTTCGCTAGTCCAGATCCCCGGCGTGCGTGGGTAGCCACGCGCTTGTGCCGAGATATTGGTCGCCTCTGTGATGATTAGACCTGCATCAGCGCGCTGCGAATAGTAATCGGCGGCATAGTCAGGCGGCACGCCGGCATCGTCCGAGCGACTGCGCGTCATCGGTGCCATCACAACGCGGTTCTTCAGGAGCAAGCCGCCGATTGTAGCCGCTTGCAAAACAGGACTGGATTTGAGATTAGACATCATGGCTATTCCTTCGAGAATTAGTCGTTTGTTTTTCGATGTGATGGTTGTGGATCAGGCCACGACCTTGGCCCAGACCGCCTGGGCGTTGGTGAACTCGCGTAAGCCGAAATGCGACAGTTCGCGCCCGTAGCCACTCTTTTTTACCCCACCGACCGGAATGCGAGCATTCGAGGCGGGATAGCCGTTGATGAATACGCCACCAGTCTCCAGGCGACGTGCGATGCGTTGTGCTTGTGCGATGTCGTTGGTCCAGAGACTGCCGCCCAGTCCGTAATCGCTGGTATTGGCAAGCTCAATCGCGTGTTCTGCGTTGTCTGCCACCGTGATCGCTGCCACCGGCCCGAATGTTTCCTCGTCGAATGCCGCCATGCCCGGGGTGACGTCAGCTAGCACCGTTGGTTCGTAGAAGTTGCCGGTGCCCTCAATTTTCTTGCCACCGAGCAGCAGGGTCGCGCCGGCCGCAATGGTACGTTCGATCTGCTGGTGTAGTTCGTCGCGCAAGTCGTGGCGCGCCATCGGCCCGATCGTGCTCTCAGGATCAAGCGGGTCCCCCGCCTTTACTTGCTTTGCGGCAGCAACGAACTTGCGAGTAAATTCTTCGGCGATGGGCTTTTCAAGAATAAACCGCTTGGCGGCCAGACAGACCTGCCCGGCGTTCTGGAATCGCGCTTTAATGCCCGCTTCCACTGCCAGATCGATATTCGCATCGGACAGGACAACGAAGGCGTCAGCGCCGCCCAACTCCAGCAGGCTCTTCTTGAGTGCTTTTCCTGCTGTGGCAGCCACCGCCGAGCCCGCGCGCATACTTCCTGTCAGCGTGACCGCCGCGATCCGATCATCCTCGATCGTGCGGGCTACTGTCTCGTTGTCGGTATTCAGATTGGCGAAAAGTCCTTTTGGAAAGCCGGCAGCTTCATACGCCTCCTGCAGGGCATAAGCAGAACCCATAACGTTGGGCGCATGCTTCAGTAAAAAGCCGTTACCCGACAACATGATCGGACCAGAGGCGCGTACCACCTGCCACAAAGGGAAGTTCCATGGCATGACGGCCAGAACCGTGCCGATGGGCAGATACGAAACATGGACCTCGTCATCGCTATCGACTGAGACCGGTTCGTCTGCGATGATCGCAGGGCCATTTTCTGCGATCCACTCGATGGTGGCGGCGCATTTTTCGACCTCTGCGTGCGCTGCGCCGATGGTCTTGCCCATCTCGGCGGTGATGAGAGCGGCCAGGCTATCTGATCTTTCCCGCAAGATCGCCGACAGGCGATGATAGGCAGCGACGCGTTCTCGCATCGGCGTCGCCCGCCACAGGCGGAAAGCTGCAGCACTATCAACAAGCAGGCGCTCCACTTCGTTGGCAGACTGGAATGTATAGGTTGCGATCAGTTCGTTGGTCGCAGGGTTACGCGAGGTCGCGACGTTGACCGCGTTAGTGTTTGGCTGAGCGTTGTGATTCGACATCGTTATTGCCTCCTTGACAGATGAAATCAGCGAATGAGGTGCTGCTCTGATGGTCAGTTTAGGCAAAGCGATCTGAGTGAAGAAGGCGTCTCGTAATCCTATGACTGCGGGTCATAGGCAGCATGGTGTGAGATATACGTCACCAGGGAAAGGTCGGGCCGACCCTTGGCGTCATTGCGACATACGTGAGATCGATACGCGTGATGCCCACATGGGCAGAAATGCGGGTCGGGCGCGGACCATCCAGTTCCGATCAAGATAAGCCGCTAGGTGCCGCTATCGAATGGCAAAGAAATTGAGCAAACGCATTTTGATTTTTTATCTAGCGGTAGCTCGGCGTACGAAAAAAAAGCCAGCCGTAGCTGGGCGGGATCCACCGGCAAATATGCCGTAGG encodes:
- a CDS encoding alkene reductase is translated as MSNLKSSPVLQAATIGGLLLKNRVVMAPMTRSRSDDAGVPPDYAADYYSQRADAGLIITEATNISAQARGYPRTPGIWTSEHIKAWKHVTEAVHRREGRIFLQLWHTGRMSHPDMHAGALPVAPSAIKPAGQIRVHDGMKDFVTPRALATDEIPLIVEEYRRAAENAKLAGFDGVEVHSANNYLLEQFIRDSTNHRSGRYGGSVENRLRFPLDVVKAVIDVWGADRVGIRISPVTTTPGDTPPDSNTMETYGAYVDALSRLGLLYIHDIEGVTQLSREASEGISFTDLRKRFKGAYIANNQYTLALAEKTLAAGDADLFSIGRPFIANPDLVERFRTGAPLAEAPKEYWYGGDANGYSNWPRMNGQSAIDQ
- a CDS encoding NAD-dependent succinate-semialdehyde dehydrogenase, producing the protein MSNHNAQPNTNAVNVATSRNPATNELIATYTFQSANEVERLLVDSAAAFRLWRATPMRERVAAYHRLSAILRERSDSLAALITAEMGKTIGAAHAEVEKCAATIEWIAENGPAIIADEPVSVDSDDEVHVSYLPIGTVLAVMPWNFPLWQVVRASGPIMLSGNGFLLKHAPNVMGSAYALQEAYEAAGFPKGLFANLNTDNETVARTIEDDRIAAVTLTGSMRAGSAVAATAGKALKKSLLELGGADAFVVLSDANIDLAVEAGIKARFQNAGQVCLAAKRFILEKPIAEEFTRKFVAAAKQVKAGDPLDPESTIGPMARHDLRDELHQQIERTIAAGATLLLGGKKIEGTGNFYEPTVLADVTPGMAAFDEETFGPVAAITVADNAEHAIELANTSDYGLGGSLWTNDIAQAQRIARRLETGGVFINGYPASNARIPVGGVKKSGYGRELSHFGLREFTNAQAVWAKVVA